From Aquamicrobium sp., one genomic window encodes:
- a CDS encoding branched-chain amino acid ABC transporter permease produces MLYRVAGQFKTSYKADYALFPVRQDAWLLAFILLLAFVVFPMTANEFAFRALLIPVLIYSLAALGLNILTGYAGQLSLGTGAFMGVGAFACYKLVTIFPGMNIVVAIALSGFFSAAIGVAFGLPSLRIKGFYLAIATLAAQFFLVWLFQKWAWLYNYNTSGAIQVPNIDMFGITVAGPNATAIVQYYFVLALVCVITFFAINITRGRIGRIWKSVRDMDIAAELVGINLMKAKLSAFFVSSYIVGVAGALFVFLWRGAAEAVLFDIPLSFRVLFIAIIGGLGSILGNYLGAILIVALPVILSTVPRAFGLPISPSMVEHLNIMIIGALIITFLILEPHGLARYWAIIREKLIIWPFPH; encoded by the coding sequence ATGCTCTATCGCGTCGCCGGACAATTCAAGACCAGCTACAAGGCCGACTACGCGCTGTTCCCGGTGCGGCAGGATGCCTGGCTGCTCGCCTTCATCCTCCTTCTCGCCTTCGTCGTCTTCCCGATGACGGCCAACGAATTCGCCTTCCGGGCCCTCTTGATCCCGGTGCTGATCTATTCGCTGGCGGCGCTGGGCCTCAACATCCTGACCGGATATGCCGGGCAGCTTTCGCTCGGCACGGGCGCGTTCATGGGCGTCGGCGCCTTCGCCTGCTACAAGCTGGTGACGATCTTCCCCGGCATGAACATCGTCGTCGCCATCGCGCTGTCGGGCTTCTTCTCGGCCGCCATCGGCGTCGCCTTCGGCCTGCCCTCGCTGCGCATCAAGGGGTTCTATCTCGCCATCGCGACGCTCGCGGCGCAGTTCTTCCTCGTCTGGCTGTTCCAGAAATGGGCGTGGCTCTACAACTACAACACCTCGGGCGCGATCCAGGTGCCGAACATCGACATGTTCGGCATCACCGTCGCCGGGCCGAACGCGACGGCGATCGTCCAGTACTATTTCGTGCTCGCGCTGGTCTGCGTCATCACCTTCTTCGCCATCAACATCACCCGCGGGCGGATCGGGCGCATCTGGAAATCGGTGCGCGACATGGACATCGCCGCCGAGCTGGTCGGCATCAACCTGATGAAGGCCAAGCTCTCGGCCTTCTTCGTGTCGTCCTACATCGTCGGCGTCGCCGGCGCCCTGTTCGTGTTCCTGTGGCGCGGCGCGGCCGAGGCGGTGCTGTTCGACATTCCGCTGTCGTTCCGGGTGCTGTTCATCGCCATCATCGGCGGGCTCGGCTCGATCCTCGGCAACTATCTCGGCGCGATCCTGATCGTGGCGCTGCCGGTCATCCTGTCGACCGTGCCGCGCGCCTTCGGCCTGCCGATCTCGCCGTCCATGGTCGAGCATCTGAACATCATGATCATCGGTGCGCTGATCATCACGTTCCTGATCCTCGAGCCGCACGGCCTCGCCCGCTACTGGGCGATCATCAGGGAAAAGCTCATCATCTGGCCTTTCCCGCACTGA
- a CDS encoding Crp/Fnr family transcriptional regulator → MNAREDIARSAIWAGELTEEELERARRGLVERQFAKGAYICHRGDRLDHWTGVVTGLVKISAISRDGKAMTFAGATDGGWFGEGSVLKDEPRRYDLVVLRDTRLAMMTRSTFMWLYENSRGFNRYLVRALNERMGQFIATIEYDRILGPKARVARNLSWFFNRVLYPNAGDSVEISQEELGLLAGVSRQVVNRSLQELEDEGLLKVEHGRIVALDIPGLMLYEA, encoded by the coding sequence ATGAATGCACGCGAAGACATTGCCCGCTCGGCCATCTGGGCCGGCGAACTGACCGAGGAAGAGCTGGAGCGCGCCCGGCGCGGCCTGGTCGAGCGTCAGTTCGCCAAGGGCGCCTATATCTGCCATCGCGGCGACAGGCTCGATCACTGGACAGGCGTCGTCACCGGCCTCGTCAAGATCAGCGCGATCTCGCGCGACGGCAAGGCGATGACCTTCGCCGGGGCGACCGACGGCGGCTGGTTCGGCGAGGGCTCGGTGCTGAAGGACGAGCCGCGGCGCTACGACCTCGTCGTGCTGCGCGACACGCGCCTCGCCATGATGACGCGCTCGACCTTCATGTGGCTCTACGAGAACAGCCGCGGCTTCAACCGCTATCTGGTGCGGGCGCTGAACGAGCGCATGGGCCAGTTCATCGCCACCATCGAATATGACCGCATCCTCGGCCCCAAGGCGCGGGTGGCGCGCAACCTGTCGTGGTTCTTCAACCGCGTCCTCTATCCCAATGCCGGCGATTCGGTGGAAATCAGCCAGGAGGAGCTCGGCCTGCTGGCCGGCGTCTCGCGGCAGGTGGTGAACCGCAGCCTCCAGGAGCTGGAAGACGAGGGGCTGCTGAAGGTGGAGCACGGCCGCATCGTCGCGCTCGATATACCGGGGCTGATGCTCTACGAGGCCTGA
- a CDS encoding DUF3096 domain-containing protein, which produces MDLPFTPLISLIAGILILIMPRLLNYIVAIYLIIVGLVGLFPQLAG; this is translated from the coding sequence ATGGACCTGCCGTTTACGCCGCTGATCTCGCTGATCGCCGGCATCCTCATCCTGATCATGCCGCGGCTGCTCAACTACATCGTCGCGATCTATCTCATCATCGTCGGGCTGGTGGGCCTGTTTCCGCAACTGGCGGGCTGA
- a CDS encoding AMP-binding protein yields the protein MAQSAAALDTFPKYLLLNAERFRGLPAMRHKDYGIWQSWTWDEQRDEIRAFALGLKALGLGHGDRVAIVGANRPRLYWTFAAVQSLGGVPVPVYADAVAEEMAYVLDHAGVRFAVAQDQEQVDKLLTFRETIPALTDVIYDEPRGLRDYPRDGLHDFAEVQATGRALLAADPAVGRDWEDGIRQGSGDDVSVMLYTSGTTGRSKGVVLTAAASVQAALDTVTFDRLTEKDSVLAYLPLAWVGDHYLNFAQGYVSGFCMNCPESQQTVPQDLREIAPTFYFAPPRVFESLLTSVTIRMEDAGRLKQWIFRHFTGVARKYGEAILEKRPVPFSGRLVYALGDFLLYGPLKNVLGMSNIRVAYTAGEAIGADLFSFFRSLGINLKQLYGQTEAFLYVTAQKDGEVRADTVGPAAPNVDIRIADNGEVLFRSPGQFTGYYKEDDKTAEVLTQDGFIRTGDAGFFEADGQLKIIDRAKDVGKLKDGSLFAPKYIENMLKFFPNIKEAVAFGDGRDFCAAFINIDLTAVGNWAERNNIAYASYQELAGHPRVYEMIAKNVDETNRRLAREPMMAGGQVSRFLILHKELDADDGELTRTQKVRRSFIAERYGELIEALYDGSAEKFVETEVTFEDGRKGRISATVKIADAAVHGRPARPHAEAAE from the coding sequence ATGGCTCAGTCCGCGGCCGCGCTCGACACATTTCCGAAGTACCTGCTGCTCAACGCCGAGCGGTTCCGCGGCCTGCCGGCCATGCGCCACAAGGACTACGGCATCTGGCAGAGCTGGACGTGGGACGAGCAGCGCGACGAGATCCGCGCCTTCGCGCTCGGCCTCAAGGCGCTCGGCCTCGGGCACGGCGACCGGGTCGCCATCGTCGGCGCCAACCGCCCGCGCCTCTACTGGACGTTCGCGGCGGTGCAGTCGCTCGGCGGCGTGCCGGTGCCGGTCTATGCCGACGCGGTGGCCGAGGAGATGGCCTATGTGCTCGACCATGCCGGGGTGCGCTTCGCCGTCGCCCAGGACCAGGAGCAGGTCGACAAGCTGCTGACCTTCCGCGAGACGATCCCGGCGCTGACCGACGTGATCTACGACGAGCCGCGCGGCCTGCGCGACTATCCGCGGGACGGCCTGCACGATTTCGCCGAGGTGCAGGCGACTGGGCGGGCGCTGCTCGCCGCCGATCCCGCCGTGGGCCGCGACTGGGAGGACGGCATCCGGCAGGGAAGCGGCGACGACGTCTCGGTCATGCTCTACACCTCCGGCACCACCGGGCGCTCCAAGGGCGTGGTGCTGACGGCGGCCGCCTCGGTCCAGGCCGCGCTCGACACGGTCACCTTCGACCGCCTGACCGAGAAGGACAGCGTGCTCGCCTACCTGCCGCTGGCCTGGGTCGGCGATCATTACCTCAACTTCGCGCAGGGCTATGTCTCGGGCTTCTGCATGAACTGCCCCGAGAGCCAGCAGACCGTGCCGCAGGACCTGCGCGAGATCGCGCCGACCTTCTATTTCGCGCCGCCGCGCGTGTTCGAATCGCTGCTGACCAGCGTCACCATCCGCATGGAGGACGCCGGCCGCCTCAAGCAGTGGATCTTCCGCCACTTCACCGGGGTGGCGCGCAAATATGGCGAGGCGATCCTAGAGAAGCGCCCGGTGCCGTTCTCCGGCCGGCTGGTCTACGCGCTCGGCGATTTCCTGCTCTACGGCCCGTTGAAGAACGTGCTCGGCATGTCGAACATCCGCGTCGCCTACACGGCCGGCGAGGCGATAGGCGCCGACCTTTTCTCGTTCTTCCGCTCGCTCGGCATCAACCTGAAGCAGCTCTACGGCCAGACCGAGGCCTTCCTCTACGTCACGGCGCAGAAGGACGGCGAGGTGCGGGCCGACACGGTCGGGCCGGCCGCGCCCAATGTCGATATCCGCATCGCCGACAATGGCGAGGTGCTGTTCCGCTCGCCCGGCCAGTTCACCGGCTACTACAAGGAAGACGACAAGACGGCCGAAGTGCTGACGCAGGACGGCTTCATCCGGACGGGCGACGCCGGCTTCTTCGAGGCGGACGGGCAGCTCAAGATCATCGACCGGGCCAAGGACGTCGGCAAGCTGAAGGACGGCTCGCTGTTCGCGCCGAAATACATCGAGAACATGCTGAAGTTCTTCCCCAACATCAAGGAGGCGGTGGCCTTCGGCGACGGGCGCGACTTTTGCGCCGCCTTCATCAACATCGACCTGACGGCGGTCGGCAACTGGGCCGAGCGCAACAACATCGCCTACGCCTCCTATCAGGAGCTCGCCGGCCACCCCAGGGTCTACGAGATGATCGCGAAGAACGTCGACGAGACCAACCGGCGGCTGGCCAGGGAGCCGATGATGGCCGGCGGGCAGGTCTCGCGCTTCCTGATCCTGCACAAGGAGCTCGACGCCGACGACGGCGAGCTGACGCGCACGCAGAAGGTGCGCCGCTCCTTCATCGCCGAGCGCTACGGCGAGCTGATCGAGGCGCTCTACGACGGCTCGGCCGAGAAGTTCGTCGAGACGGAAGTGACGTTCGAGGACGGCCGCAAGGGCAGGATCAGCGCCACGGTGAAGATCGCCGACGCGGCCGTTCACGGCCGGCCCGCGCGGCCGCATGCGGAGGCCGCAGAATGA
- a CDS encoding branched-chain amino acid ABC transporter permease, whose product MDFLNSIFVKPFADMAAAPDFLIQVLWEGMVSGVLYALIALGFVLIYKSSRIFNFAQGIMVVFAALTLVGLHERGVPALLAVPLTLLVMFFLAVGIERVVLRPLVNQPDIILFMATIGITLFLIGFGETIFGGENKRMITQELGIPTGSFIFEPFGGFVSIEQKDLTAVAGAVLLVVGLLLFLNKSKMGRAIRALGDDHQAALSVGISLSTIWVLVWFIAGVIALVTGIVWGARAGVSFALEVIAYKALPVLMLGGLESVMGAIIGGLMIGILEKLFEIYWGQPLLGGNTEVWFAYMLALLVLLFRPQGLFGEKIIERV is encoded by the coding sequence ATGGATTTTCTCAATTCTATCTTCGTCAAGCCCTTCGCCGACATGGCGGCGGCGCCCGACTTCCTGATCCAGGTGCTGTGGGAGGGCATGGTCTCGGGCGTGCTCTACGCGCTGATCGCGCTCGGCTTCGTGCTGATCTACAAGTCGTCGCGCATCTTCAACTTCGCGCAGGGCATCATGGTCGTGTTCGCGGCGCTGACGCTGGTCGGCCTGCACGAGCGCGGCGTGCCGGCGCTTCTGGCCGTGCCGCTGACGCTGCTCGTCATGTTCTTCCTCGCCGTGGGCATCGAGCGCGTCGTGCTCAGGCCCCTGGTCAACCAGCCGGACATCATCCTGTTCATGGCCACGATCGGCATCACGCTGTTCCTGATCGGCTTCGGCGAGACGATCTTCGGCGGCGAGAACAAGCGCATGATCACGCAGGAGCTGGGCATCCCGACCGGCAGCTTCATCTTCGAGCCGTTCGGCGGATTCGTCTCCATCGAGCAGAAGGACCTCACGGCCGTGGCCGGCGCGGTGCTGCTGGTGGTCGGCCTGCTCCTCTTCCTCAACAAGTCGAAGATGGGCCGCGCCATCCGCGCGCTCGGCGACGACCACCAGGCGGCGCTGTCGGTCGGCATCTCGCTGTCGACCATCTGGGTGCTGGTCTGGTTCATCGCCGGCGTCATCGCCCTCGTCACCGGCATCGTCTGGGGCGCGCGGGCCGGCGTCTCCTTCGCGCTCGAGGTCATCGCCTACAAGGCGCTGCCGGTGCTGATGCTCGGCGGGCTGGAATCGGTGATGGGCGCGATCATCGGCGGGCTGATGATCGGCATTCTGGAAAAGCTGTTCGAGATCTACTGGGGCCAGCCGCTGCTCGGCGGCAACACCGAGGTCTGGTTCGCCTACATGCTGGCGCTTCTCGTCCTGCTGTTCCGGCCGCAAGGCCTGTTCGGCGAAAAGATCATCGAGCGCGTGTGA
- a CDS encoding ABC transporter ATP-binding protein: protein MNAHPAADHAGGHFAGFDDGIARGDVLLKVDNVSLAFGGVKAITNISFDVRKGEIRAIIGPNGAGKTSMLNVINGFYTPQEGIITFRGVERRAMKPHHAVRQGIARTFQNVALFKGMTTLENIMAGRSVHMHRNIGWQMLWHGPALNEEIAHREKVEEIIDFLEIEHIRRTPVGKLPYGLQKRVELGRALAMEPSLLLLDEPMAGMNLEEKEDMSRFIIDVNQQRGTTIALIEHDMGVVMDLSDRVVVLDYGKKIADGAPNEVKSNQAVIDAYLGVAH from the coding sequence ATGAACGCACACCCCGCCGCAGATCACGCCGGTGGCCACTTCGCCGGGTTTGACGACGGCATCGCCCGGGGCGACGTGCTGCTCAAGGTGGACAACGTCTCGCTCGCCTTCGGCGGCGTCAAGGCGATCACCAACATCTCCTTCGACGTGCGCAAGGGCGAGATCCGCGCCATCATCGGCCCCAACGGCGCCGGCAAGACCTCGATGCTCAACGTCATCAACGGCTTCTACACGCCGCAGGAAGGCATCATCACCTTCCGCGGCGTCGAGCGCCGGGCGATGAAGCCGCACCATGCCGTGCGCCAGGGCATCGCCCGCACCTTCCAGAACGTCGCCCTGTTCAAGGGCATGACGACGCTGGAGAACATCATGGCCGGCCGCTCGGTGCACATGCACCGCAACATCGGCTGGCAGATGCTGTGGCACGGGCCGGCGCTCAACGAGGAGATCGCGCATCGCGAGAAGGTCGAGGAGATCATCGACTTCCTCGAGATCGAGCACATCCGCCGCACGCCGGTCGGCAAGCTGCCCTACGGGCTGCAGAAGCGGGTCGAGCTCGGCCGGGCGCTCGCCATGGAGCCGTCCCTTCTCCTGCTCGACGAGCCGATGGCGGGCATGAACCTCGAGGAGAAGGAGGACATGAGCCGCTTCATCATCGACGTGAACCAGCAGCGCGGCACGACCATCGCGCTGATCGAGCACGACATGGGCGTGGTCATGGACCTTTCCGACCGCGTCGTCGTTCTCGACTACGGCAAGAAGATCGCCGACGGCGCGCCCAACGAGGTGAAGTCGAATCAGGCGGTCATCGACGCCTATCTCGGGGTGGCGCACTGA
- a CDS encoding putative bifunctional diguanylate cyclase/phosphodiesterase produces MPKRARNELPLDIYIPFVQTLFRDSVTLAVGFAAQILLIVLVYLNTSDPIYLWLAVVMGVLAVLRLRSVRHYASKPPPSTFAEAQERERVYIVYGAAHGLFLGVFCFLAIYWSPDYFGEIASVCVTLASATSIAGRNYGSPRMVMLFIVTMTWPISMGFILRGDVYHVLLGCLSIPFFFAIRRFAANVRDVLFAALSAEKTAKRLAHRLDRALNTMTSGLVMLSPEGRVVVANAEAAALMRVRHPDRLLGRSLRGLLMRGVAGGVLSLKDSRYTETQLARALREGRGRKVVLRLEDGRYFEFSAREGREELGVITFDEVTARVEAEERIRTMARYDSLTGLPNRAWFHELVSDYVSVGDPGRHVGLVVFDLDDFKSVNDTLGHPVGDGLIYAVGERLSRFAGDDVKVSRFGGDEFMIFFNDVKDQDAFSNAVDSIFRSLHGEVDVAGHSLRIQASAGAVLARAGNAAVDAMIVRADLALYKAKESGKNGWQLFEDAMDRAFRDRQVMKAHLRQAVDSEGLRVVYQPIVSMQTMRIASCEALCRWDHPELGPVSPAVFIPLAEEMGIISAISAFMLKAATAECSKWPEPVCVSVNLSAKDFRNDDIIDRVRESLAASGLDPARLEIEVTETALLDDTTQMRRCIEELKALGVRIALDDFGTGYSSLSYLHTLPLDKVKIDRSFIVDINHSARSLALLKGVVDLSRTLGLAVTIEGVETFDQLKALAVEVKPDLVQGFLFGSALTASGIRVMSDATWPFTPDTAPSKLLSRA; encoded by the coding sequence ATGCCAAAAAGAGCCAGAAACGAGCTTCCGCTCGACATATATATACCGTTCGTCCAGACGCTGTTTCGCGACAGCGTGACCCTTGCTGTCGGCTTCGCCGCGCAGATTCTCCTGATCGTCCTCGTCTACCTCAATACCTCGGACCCGATCTATCTCTGGCTGGCGGTCGTGATGGGCGTGCTGGCGGTGCTGCGCCTGAGAAGCGTGCGCCACTATGCGAGCAAGCCGCCGCCATCCACCTTTGCCGAAGCGCAGGAGCGCGAGCGCGTCTATATCGTCTACGGCGCGGCCCACGGCCTCTTCCTCGGGGTGTTCTGCTTTCTCGCCATCTACTGGTCGCCCGACTATTTCGGCGAGATCGCCTCGGTCTGCGTGACGCTGGCGTCCGCCACCTCCATCGCCGGGCGCAACTACGGCTCGCCGCGCATGGTCATGCTGTTCATCGTGACCATGACGTGGCCGATCTCGATGGGGTTCATCCTGCGCGGGGATGTCTACCACGTCCTGCTCGGCTGCCTGTCGATTCCGTTCTTCTTCGCGATCCGGCGTTTCGCCGCCAATGTCCGGGACGTGCTGTTCGCGGCGCTGAGCGCCGAGAAGACGGCCAAGCGGCTGGCCCACCGGTTAGACCGCGCGCTGAACACCATGACCTCGGGCCTCGTCATGCTCAGCCCCGAGGGCAGGGTGGTGGTCGCCAACGCGGAGGCCGCCGCTTTGATGCGGGTGCGCCATCCCGACAGGCTGCTCGGGCGCTCGCTGCGCGGCCTCCTGATGCGCGGCGTCGCCGGCGGCGTGCTCAGCCTCAAGGATTCGCGCTATACCGAGACCCAGCTCGCCCGCGCGCTGCGCGAGGGCAGGGGGCGCAAGGTGGTGCTGCGGCTGGAGGACGGCCGCTATTTCGAGTTCTCGGCGCGCGAGGGCCGCGAGGAGCTGGGCGTCATCACCTTCGACGAGGTGACGGCGCGCGTCGAGGCCGAGGAGCGCATCCGCACCATGGCGCGCTACGACAGCCTGACCGGCCTGCCCAACCGGGCCTGGTTCCACGAGCTGGTTTCCGACTACGTCTCGGTCGGCGATCCGGGCCGGCATGTCGGCCTGGTGGTCTTCGATCTCGACGACTTCAAGAGCGTCAACGACACGCTCGGCCATCCGGTCGGCGACGGGCTGATCTACGCCGTCGGCGAGCGGCTGTCGCGCTTCGCCGGCGACGACGTCAAGGTCAGCCGGTTCGGCGGCGACGAGTTCATGATCTTCTTCAACGACGTGAAGGACCAGGACGCCTTCTCGAACGCCGTCGATTCCATCTTCCGCAGCCTGCACGGCGAGGTCGACGTCGCCGGCCATTCGCTGCGCATCCAGGCGAGCGCCGGCGCGGTGCTGGCGCGGGCCGGAAACGCCGCGGTCGACGCCATGATCGTGCGCGCGGACCTTGCGCTCTACAAGGCCAAGGAAAGCGGCAAGAACGGCTGGCAGCTGTTCGAGGACGCGATGGATAGGGCCTTCCGCGACCGGCAGGTGATGAAGGCGCATCTGCGCCAGGCCGTCGACAGCGAGGGCCTGCGCGTCGTCTACCAGCCCATCGTGTCGATGCAGACGATGCGCATCGCCAGCTGCGAGGCGCTGTGCCGCTGGGACCATCCCGAGCTCGGCCCGGTCTCGCCGGCCGTTTTCATCCCGCTGGCGGAGGAGATGGGCATCATCTCGGCGATCAGCGCCTTCATGCTCAAGGCCGCGACCGCCGAATGCTCGAAATGGCCCGAGCCGGTCTGCGTCTCGGTCAACCTCTCTGCCAAGGATTTCCGCAACGACGACATCATCGACCGGGTGAGGGAATCGCTGGCGGCGTCGGGCCTCGATCCGGCGCGGCTCGAGATCGAGGTGACGGAGACGGCGCTGCTCGACGACACGACCCAGATGCGCCGCTGCATCGAGGAGCTGAAGGCGCTGGGCGTGCGCATCGCGCTCGACGATTTCGGCACCGGTTATTCGAGTCTGAGCTACCTGCACACGCTGCCGCTCGACAAGGTCAAGATCGACCGCTCGTTCATCGTCGACATCAACCACAGCGCCCGCTCGCTGGCGCTCCTCAAGGGCGTGGTCGACCTGTCGCGCACGCTCGGCCTCGCCGTCACCATCGAGGGGGTCGAGACGTTCGACCAGCTCAAGGCGCTCGCCGTCGAGGTCAAGCCCGATCTCGTGCAGGGCTTCCTGTTCGGCTCGGCGCTGACCGCCTCGGGCATCCGCGTGATGTCCGACGCCACCTGGCCGTTCACTCCGGACACGGCCCCGTCCAAGCTTCTCTCCCGCGCCTGA